The sequence aaaaaaccaaaacaaaacaaaaaaaaaaacccaaaaaaacaaaagctacagagaaaccctgtctcgaaaaacaaaacaaaaaataaaataaaaaggaaagttgaaATGCCACTGTTTTAACACCTGGTCTGCCCCAGGAGCATCCCAGTTCCACACATTGCCTTCTGATTTCCACCCCTGGCAGAGCCTAAGCCCCATGGGAATCCATTCTctgagtggatgggaggtggggtggggaaaggtgggaggagtgggaactgggattggtatgtaaaatgagaaaatattgctttaaaaaaaataaatgaaaatgaagcaaaCCCAATCAATTTTTGGCAGGTGCCATGACACCATGACacaggatcagaagtttaaggtcatccttggccacatatcaagtttgaggccacacatgagactttatctcaaaaaaccagaataatgaggactggagagaagtCTTCGTGGTTAAGAACATCTGCTGCTATTGCAGGgaagcacccacaccaggcatcTCACAACGACTTCTATccttagttccaggggatctgaagtctTCTTCAGGCCTCTCCAAGCACTGCACGCAAAtagcacacaccatacacagtaacacatacatacacataaaagtaaaacagacagacaaacaaaagatggctcagtggacaaagcacTTGTGCAAGTGTGGGGTCTGAAATgtggatctccagaacccatggaaagatgaacatggtaacATGATTCTATAATCCCAGGGCTGCTATGTTGAGataagaaagagatggagaacccgccgggcggtggtggcgcacgcctttaatcccagtactccggaggcagaggtaagcggatctttatgagttcgaggccagcctggtctacaagggctagttccaggacaggatccaaagctatagagaagccctgtctcgaaaaactacaacaaacaaacaaaaagagatggagaaCCCCTGGCAACTCTCAGGCCACCTAGCCTAGTGTATATAGCAGTAAACAAAGTGGAAGAGCAAACATCAGTATCTGAaaatgttctctgacctccatagtgGCACATGGGTATGCgtgcgggagggagggagagaggaaagaagggaaggagggagggaggggggggatACAACCTGGGTAAGTCCCTAGCCTTCTTGTAATCCAATTTCCATATCACAGTTAgacatggatttttctttctttctttctttctttctttNNNNNNNNNNNNNNNNNNNNNNNNNNNNNNNNNNNNNNNNNNNNNNNNNNNNNNNNNNNNNNNNNNNNNNNNNNNNNNNNNNNNNNNNNNNNNNNNNNNNNNNNNNNNNNNNNNNNNNNNNNNNNNNNNNNNNNNNNNNNNNNNNNNNNNNNNNNNNNNNNNNNNNNNNNNNNNNNNNNNNNNNNNNNNNNNNNNNNNNNNNNNNNNNNNNNNNNNNNNNNNNNNNNNNNNNNNNNNNNNNNNNNNNNNNNNNNNNNNNNNNNNNNNNNNNNNNNNNNNNNNNNNNNNNNNNNNNNNNNNNNNNNNNNNNNNNNNNNNNNNNNNNNNNNNNNNNNNNNNNNNNNNNNNNNNNNNNNNNNNNNNNNNNNNNNNNNNNNNNNNNNNNNNNNNNNNNNNNNNNNNNNNNNNNNNNNNNNNNNNNNNNNNNNNNNNNNNNNNNNNNNNNNNNNNNNNNNNNNNNNNNNNNNNNNNNNNNNNNNNNNNNNNNNNNNNNNNNNNNNNNNNNNNNNNNNNNNNNNNNNNNNNNNNNNNNNNNNNNNNNNNNNNNNNNNNNNNNNNNNNNNNNNNNNNNNNNNNNNNNNNNNNNNNNNNNNNNNNNNNNNNNNNNNNNNNNNNNNNNNNNNNNNNNNNNNNNNNNNNNNNNNNNNNNNNNNNNNNNNNNNNNNNNNNNNNNNNNNNNNNNNNNNNNNNNNNNNNNNNNNNNNNNNNNNNNNNNNNNNNNNNNNNNNNNNNNNNNNNNNNNNNNNNNNNNNNNNNNNNNNNNNNNNNNNNNNNNNNNNNNNNNNNNNNNNNNNNNNNNNNNNNNNNNNNNNNNNNNNNNNNNNNNNNNNNNNNNNNNNNNNNNNNNNNNNNNNNNNNNNNNNNNNNNNNNNNNNNNNNNNNNNNNNNNNNNNNNNNNNNNNNNNNNNNNNNNNNNNNNNNNNNNNNNNNNNNNNgagaccagcctggtctacagagctagttccaggacaggttccaaagccacagagaaaccctgtctcgaaaaaccaaaaaaaaaaaaaaagatttattcatttattatgtatgcagtgttctagGTCTGCATGTATGCCATCAGGCTAGGAGAAGGtgccagacctcactacagatagctgcgagccaccatgtggttgctgggaattgaactcaggacctctggaagaagacccagtgctcctaactgctgagccatctctttagccccctgAGTTCCATcttaaacagcagcagcagcaccaccaccatcatcatcactccCAACaacacaataataacaacaacaacgtgagcatggggctagggagatggctcagcagttaagagtgtgtactattctcccagaggaccctCATTCAATTTCTAGTACCCACACAGGAGTAGGAATTCATACTGACCTATAACTTCAGCTCAACGGAGACCTGAtacctctggcccccacacatataactaaaaataaagttaatcttttaaaagaatagctttcaaggtccaaatgaggagcagaaggatggagaacatgagcaagaaagtcaggaccgcgagaggtgcatccacccactgagacggtgggactgatctaatgggagctcaccaaggccagctggactgggactgaNNNNNNNNNNNNNNNNNNNNNNNNNNNNNNNNNNNNNNNNNNNNNNNNNNNNNNNNNNNNNNNNNNNNNNNNNNNNNNNNNNNNNNNNNNNNNNNNNNNNNNNNNNNNNNNNNNNNNNNNNNNNNNNNNNNNNNNNNNNNNNNNNNNNNNNNNNNNNNNNNNNNNNNNNNNNNNNNNNNNNNNNNNNNNNNNNNNNNNNNNNNNNNNNNNNNNNNNNNNNNNNNNNNNNNNNNNNNNNNNNNNNNNNNNNNNNNNNNNNNNNNNNNNNNNNNNNNNNNNNNNNNNNNNNNNNNNNNNNNNNNNNNNNNNNNNNNNNNNNNNNNNNNNNNNNNNNNNNNNNNNNNNNNNNNNNNNNNNNNNNNNNNNNNNNNNNNNNNNNNNNNNNNNNNNNNNNNNNNNNNNNNNNNNNNNNNNNNNNNNNNNNNNNNNNNNNNNNNNNNNNNNNNNNNNNNNNNNNNNNNNNNNNNNNNNNNNNNNNNNNNNNNNNNNNNNNNNNNNNNNNNNNNNNNNNNNNNNNNNNNNNNNNNNNNNNNNNNNNNNNNNNNNNNNNNNNNNNNNNNNNNNNNNNNNNNNNNNNNNNNNNNNNNNNNNNNNNNNNNNNNNNNNNNNNNNNNNNNNNNNNNNNNNNNNNNNNNNNNNNNNNNNNNNNNNNNNNNNNNNNNNNNNNNNNNNNNNNNNNNNNNNNNNNNNNNNNNNNNNNNNNNNNNNNNNNNNNNNNNNNNNNNNNNNNNNNNGTTAAACTTAGACTCAAAGTCAAACTGCTTGCTCAGCCAGCAACACTGCACACTGTGCACCGCCGGTtggtcttccttctttttcttccctttcctttgcttGCTTAGTTTTATTTGGTCACCTTTCTTCCTATTCCCACATGCCCCTCTGGGGGTACGCAAGGCAAAGAGTGACACCAAAGGGATGAGTATGCCAACTGTGAATGGCCTGGTGGCTGCTGGTTGGTATATGTCCCCAGAAGACTTTATGGttggagctcagtggttaagagtactggctgttctcccTGAGGATCTGggctcgattcccagcacccaggtattggctcataactgtaactccagtcctggaggatctgatactctcttctggcctgcctggGTATCACCCATGCACTCTGGGCAAAAtacctgtctttaaaacaaaataaaaaaaaaaaaaaaagaggaagctcAGCCAGAGCGACCCCAGCTTTACTTACCATAGCAAAGAGGTTGTCATAGCCTTTGACCTTGGTAGGCACCTTGGAAAACTTCTGATCAAAAGCATCTGAGATATTGTGGGCTGGGTCTGTGGAAATGATGAGGACACTCTCACGTCCTTTAGACAGTTGGACCGCCAGGCTGCAACTGCGCGAAAGAAAGGTGGGAAGACAGGAGTGAGGAGCCAGCTTTTGGTAGTGGGGTATTGCAGGAGATGCGAGGTCGGGCCACAGAGCCCTGGATCAGCGGGACCTTAAGAGCAAGGATGGGTCCCAATGGGATCATGCCTTAATACTTGCAGTGATCACCACCTGACCTTTCTATTTGGATCGGACTGGTGTGCAATGTTCAGTTTACTGGTTCGGCCTGTTCAAGCACCTGCAGTGGCACAGTCCAGATGTCCATTGAGCACAGACTGCTTTTCCTCCCTCACTCCGTTTGTTCAGGGACAAGTACTTCACCTCTCAATGGACTGAGGCACTGTAATCATGTGCTTTTTCACACCCTTCTACTCCTTCCCGCGCTGGGCATCAAATGGAAGGTTCGTCAACTATAACAGCTTGCATTAGTGTCCCTCCCTCTACTCTGAACTTCCTGGGGGGTACTGTCCAGCCGACTGCGGTATTTAAATGCTCCTCTGCACACACCACGCGCTAATTCACAAGACCCAAGGAGGGATAATTCAACTAGGACACCAGACTTGCATTCAGGAGGTATCTTCAGCAGGCTGCAGTAACTTCCGCTGAGTACATCCCCGGAGGGCCCCGCTGAGCTCGCTCTGCCCCGCTCGGGATGAAAAAGCCGGTCCCCGTTCTCCCCTTCGTCCGGTGGTACATCCCACCCGTCTTCTTGGCCCCACTAGAGCCTCCTTACCTGCAGGTGGTCTTACCCACGCCACCCTTGCCCCCGACGAAGATCCACTTAAGGCTGCGCTGCTCGATGATATTGCTAAGCGTGGGCTCCAGCGGCTCCACATCAGGAGCATCCTCGAACTCCTCTGCCTCAACCCCCCACCCGGCCACCCCCGCCGCCATCTTGGAGCCGGCTCACGTGATCAAGCGGGACGCGCCACGTCCCAAACACCTACAGGGGAAATAAGTCTGCAACATCCCTGTGGAGCTGGAAGTCTGACTTGTTTTCCTCCTGCATTGACATTTACAATGACAACAGACGCTATGTTTTCACCGTTTTATGCCTCGAGGGCTCACCTTGGTGAACTTTTGTCTGTAGTTTTCTAAGAATTCCCCTGTCTTGTGAACATATTGGTATGACCCACAGCATTGCTCTTCACTGATTGGATCTTAAGTCTTGCGGCACTCTTTTTATTGGCTGTATCTTGTCTTACTTCCACTAGTCACGCCCAAGTCCCTATAGGCGTCAACCCCCCCCCTCCTTAGCAACCAGCCAAACATCCTGTCTATGCTCTTTAAATGAAGTTAGAGCAAGGGTGTCTCTTGGCTCGATTCTACAGGCTCAGTTTCCTGATGATCATTTCCCCATTACTTTCTATTTAGGACCTTAGCATCTCTTGTCCGCCAGTTActcagttggttgtgagccacctagcTCCTGTCGCAACCAATCACGAACGGACTGGTTAGTTGACTGAGGGTCGATAAAAGGCAAAAAGACTGCATTTGTGGCAGGGCATGCAGACTTCTGTCCTATCTGCCCGGAATACCCAAGCTGGGTAGGAATGATATCTGTAACAGTCGTCCTTGTAAAGAGAACTTTAATTTTCTGAAACTCTTGTTGCCCTTGGCGCTCTACTTCCCCGACCCCCTCCgtgtacacgtgtgtgcgtgcTTCAAGTTCAACAAATGCTGTTTGAATTCAATCCCTGTTTTCGGGAAGGAATACTAGGGTTGTTAATCCCTTAGTGCAGAACCCAGCTCAGACTAGAAATATCTTGGGCTTCATTTGAGACAGGGCGTCTAGCTGCACGCAGCCAGCAGTATGCTTATTTAAAGGTACGAGATTAAATTCCGAGACAGATGCCCAACCTGGAGAAGCTTTCACTTCTAATAGGAGGTGCCAAGTTAGATAGATAAGCTTTGTAGACCTAGTTAGGGGCCGCCCAAGTTCCCACGAGTCAAGAGAGCACACAGTGCCCAGACAAGATTCTTTCAGCTAGAGTTCTGGCGGCCGACTGGGATTGTGCGTTCAGCCTTTAGAGGGGACCCGGGTCCCAGATGATGGTTCGATTCTAGGGGAGCTTTTGTCTGCTTAACGGATTCGTGTCTGGCATGATTAAGGAAATCCGTGGAACAGAAGGAAAGTAGCCCGACTTGTGAACCCGGCTTCTGGGTCGCCAGGTCAGAGCACCGTGGCTCCACCCAAGCCCCGCCCACTTGCGTTGATCTCTGGGAATCCGTCCTCTCTTCCCAGCATGCAGTGCTCCAGACGAAGCCAGTCCCGCGCCAAGCGCGCGATCTGAGAGCCTTTCCCGACGTTCCTTTCGCGGCACCTGGCGACAAAATGGCTGCCCGAGGGAGACGGGCGGAGCCTCCGGGTCGGGAGGCGCCCGGCCCGGCGGGCGGCGGCAGGAGTCGATGGGCTGAATCGGGGCCAGGAACGTCACCCGAGAGCGGGGACGACGAGGTGTCTGGCTCAAGTCCGGTGTCCAGCGGTGTGAACTTGTTCGCCAACGACGGCAGCTTCCTGGAGCTGTTCAAgcggaagatggaggaggagcagcGGCAGCGGCAGGAGGAGCCACCCCCGGGCCCGCAGCGACCCGACCCATCGGCCTCCGCCGCGGCGGGCCCAGGGAATCCGAAGAGGAAGGGCGGCCCAGGCCCCACGCTCAGCTTCGTAAGGAGCCGCGGGGGTGGGGGCGGGCGCCGGGGCCCGTGTTGGCAGGGGGAGTCGGGCCCGGGAAGGGGCGTCATGGTCCAAAGCAGCCCTCCGTCGGGACGCCCGGACGGTCCCGATCGCTTGCTGAAAATGTTGAACCTGGATTCCGGACGAGAGGTGTTTCTGGGCGTTAGTGGGAACACCCAGATCTTACTCGCTGGACCTGGGAACCGGGAAATTGTATTGGAAGCAGCACTCTGGGGATAGGGGACCTTAGACGCTAGgattcctgtttgttttggaCCCAGACTTTGAATAATGGGGACCCAAACACACAATTTGTGGGAAAAGGAGGGTACAAATTCAAATTCCGAGTCTGCTGTATTCGTTAAACTCAGACCACGGACCGTAgccgggcgtggtggcacacgccttgcAATACCAGCACTCCGGATTCAAGAAGACCGAGGATTCGAAAGTGAGATCCTACCCTAattaaacaaaaccaaccaaccaaccaccaacaacaaaatgcaaaGCACTGACTTTGTGGCCTTAGGAAGATCAGTCGATTCCTTTCTATATCTTTTAACTACTGTTGGTTTATTGAGCATCTTACTTTGTGCTGGGTATTCAGTGTTGAATTTGACAGAAAACGTTGTTTGTTTAGAGCCTGGGTTGCCTACCCTGTTTTTCTGTAGTTCTAAATTATTGAAATTTCACCTTTGGATGTGAGAATATTCCTTACAAAATTCAGACTCTTACAGAAAGAACGAGACCAGTGGTTCTCTATTGGGGACAACTCTCTTTACCCTCATTGGTAAAGTCTGTAGACATTTTGGCTGTTAAAACTCATAAGAGGAGATGCTAGTGACATCTATGGGTGGGCACAGGGATGCTGTTCAGTATCCTACAGTACATGGAATAACAAAGAATGATCTAGCTGAAAACGTCATGAGTACCAGGTTGAGGAGTTCTAGGTTAAATAAATTGGATATataatttttgttagttttgagcTTGCTTTGTCTCAGGTGTTGAGTTAGAGGCCCTGtagtggggaggaagaaaagttGGTTTGAAAATAACAGATCGTGGGTCAAATCCTGAACTCAACTGTGTGGTTTGGGGCAAAACTTAAGTTTCTTTAGCTCTTAAAAGGGTATGTGAGATAAGGTGGCCCAtacatgtaatcctagcactgtgtaggttgagacaggaggattgaagAGTTTGAAATCAGCCAAAGTTACATAGCAATAACCTGTTTCTAGAAACAACACGGAAAAGTTGTGTTTGTGTGACTGGGTCCAGTACTGTGTTCCTGTAACCTCAACTATTCAGGAGCTGAGACTGAGGGTCTAAAGTACAGAATGAATTCAGAGCCAACCTGAGCAACTTAGTgagccccatctcaaaaataaaaatgagatctggagatgtagctcagtcgTAGATTACTGCGAATGCTTGAGAGCCTAGATTACATCTAGAACTACACGAGAACAGGTGATGGGGGATAGTCACAGCAGTAGCTGATGCCTCAGTTGAAGGGTGAGTACAGGATGATGGCTTGgacatcctccccccccccccccccgcagttaAAGGGAGAAGATGGGATACCAGGGTTGAAATCCAGAGTAAAACTGTTCTTAGAGGGAGTAGGAAGGATCTGGGTTGATGTGACAGTCAAAAATAGAGGCTGAAATCTTCTCCAGGAATGGGAGCAGCAGTAGTGGTACTATTAATCCATATGCTCATGACTAGCCATATAGTTATACCTCTAAAAAAAGCCAGGCCAGATCAGGGCAGGAGAATTAGGGATGTGTTGTGGTTCAGGGTACTCCCACTGACTTTGCATCATCTTACCCTGAGCATTGCTCTCTTGTTTTGCAGTGTGTTCTGTCCCTCCCAGAGACTTTTCTTTAATCTCTAAAATGGGGTAGTTATTACCTTTCCAATAGCATAACCAAATGTGAGAGCAGATAACATGGCCACAGCACTCTTTGTGTTGTGTATAAGGCTTGGTATATAGTAGTACTCAATAAAGGTATTGCTACCTGTGTGGTCCCTGCCAGGACAGGGGGAGGCCTGGGCAGAAAGAGTGAGGACAGTGCCACTCTCCAGCAAGGTGAGCACTCCTCTGCCCCCTGGGAGGGTAGTCTGGGGCCCAGGACTGCCTGGGAATGGCAGCCCAGGGCAGGTGCTGAGTCGAGTGTGCTCCTCTCTGATTGCTGCGCAGGTCGGCCGGCTGGAGGAGCTGGGCGAGGCGTCGCTAGGAAGGTGTAGTGGGCCTCAGCACCGCCAAGGGCGGGCCCGGCTCCTGTAACCCTTGCAGTCTTCTGTCCCTTCACCCAGGTGGGCAAGCGCAGAGGCGGAAACAAACTAGCCCTCAAGACGGGAATAGTAGCCAAGAAGCAGAAGACGGAGGATGAGGTGAGTGGGCTGGCTAGGGGTGCCACCCCAACTGTCTTGTCTTTCCAGATTCAGGCTTTGGATGGGTGGGTCTGGTAGGGTGGGAGGTCCCCCAGATAACctgcttctgtttattttcacCTCAAACCCAGGGCATTTAGGGGGACATTAGGGATGGGTTAGCTGTCTCATTGTGTTCCTGACTCTTGTCCCAGCTGCTTCATCATCTGTCTTCCAACTGGTCCTCCCCTCTTCGACCCCACAGGTATTAACAAGTAAAGGTGACGCATGGGCCAAGTACATGGCAGAAGTGAAAAAGTACAAAGCCCACCAGTGCGGTGATGATGATAAAACTCGGCCCCTGGTGAAATGACCCCTTCCTGGGTGCTCACTGCCTGGGACTCTCTGCGATGTACATAACTATTTAATGCGGTAATGGCAGCGGCCTTCCTGGAGGACTGATACACAGAAGGAAACCAAGGCGCTTCTCGTGGCCGCAGACCATTCTCCAGGACTCTTTTTTTACCTTGAGCACTTGCCTCCTGAGACTTACTAGACCAGTGGTTTACTGTCCCCTTTCTTCCCACCACCTCGCTTTCTCTggctctgtctgtcttcctgagaCTTACTAGACCAGTGGTTTACTGTCCCCTTTCTTCCCACCACCTCGCTTTCTctggctctgtctgtctcttctcgCTGTCTCTCCTTTTAGCAGTCACTTCTGAGAAGTAAAGAACCTGATTTAGTGCTGGAGTTGTGTGCTCGGTTTGTCATCTTTGCGATTTCCAAGCTAAGACTTTGCCCACTAGTGGCTACCATGTCtaccagtgctgggatggaaccttTGTGAAGGGTAGAGGGG comes from Microtus ochrogaster isolate Prairie Vole_2 unplaced genomic scaffold, MicOch1.0 UNK15, whole genome shotgun sequence and encodes:
- the Trir gene encoding telomerase RNA component interacting RNase isoform X1, with translation MAARGRRAEPPGREAPGPAGGGRSRWAESGPGTSPESGDDEVSGSSPVSSGVNLFANDGSFLELFKRKMEEEQRQRQEEPPPGPQRPDPSASAAAGPGNPKRKGGPGPTLSFVGKRRGGNKLALKTGIVAKKQKTEDEVLTSKGDAWAKYMAEVKKYKAHQCGDDDKTRPLVK
- the Trir gene encoding telomerase RNA component interacting RNase isoform X2; its protein translation is MAARGRRAEPPGREAPGPAGGGRSRWAESGPGTSPESGDDEVSGSSPVSSGVNLFANDGSFLELFKRKMEEEQRQRQEEPPPGPQRPDPSASAAAGPGNPKRKGGPGPTLSFVGRLEELGEASLGRCSGPQHRQGRARLL
- the Trir gene encoding telomerase RNA component interacting RNase isoform X3, with protein sequence MAARGRRAEPPGREAPGPAGGGRSRWAESGPGTSPESGDDEVSGSSPVSSGVNLFANDGSFLELFKRKMEEEQRQRQEEPPPGPQRPDPSASAAAGPGNPKRKGGGQAQRRKQTSPQDGNSSQEAEDGG